CAAGAAGCCGGTCTGGAAGAGGGCGAGGCGCTGTCGTTCCTGTTCGAGAATTTCGAGTCGGTGACCCATGCGGAAAATCTGGGTCACCGTTTGCGGATGTTCAATTCGGAACTTGAGGCGCGCAAGCGATGACTTCTGGCGCCTTCGGCGAGAGTATTTTGAGGCAAGATGAAGGCGCAGTTTGTTTGATACGCCCCGTCCCTCCGCTTGTGGCATCATCAGAACGGGGCGGCTTCACCTTGCGCGGTCATCGGCTCTCCAGCCTGTACCGCATCTATGATGATGGCCTATCAAGGTTAACATAAGGTGAGAGGTGCAGGTATTCATCTTGCAAAAAATACTCAGAAAACAAGGCAGCCCAGGTGTCTTGCGGGTCGGATCAAGCATGACCTGCCACCGATCTGGGGCTTTTATTCCGGGTTGAATGCACAGAAACACAATGACGACAACAGACTACGGAGGACCACATGAGCGACGCTTTTATCTATGACACCATCCGCACGCCAAGGGGCAAGGGGCGCGCCGATGGCAGCCTGCATGAAGTGACAGCCGTGCGTCTTTCTGCCTTGGTTCTGAACCATCTGAAATCCCGCAATGATCTGGACACCCGCGCGATCGAGGATCTGATCTGGGGGAATGTCACCCAGGTGGGCGAACAGGGTGGGTGCCTTGCGCGCACCGCGGTTCTTGCATCGGATTTCGACGAACAGGTGCCGGGGCTGGCAATAAACCGCTTTTGTGCATCCGGCATGGAAGCGGTGAATATTGCCGCAAATCAGGTGCGCGGTGGCGCGGGCATGGCCTATGTCGCAGGCGGGGTCGAGATGATGAGCCGCGTTGCCATGGGGTCGGACGGGGCGGCGGTGGCCGTAGACCCGTCTGTCGCGATGGAGCGGCATTTTGTTCCACAAGGCATTGCGGCTGATATCATCGCCACGCAATACGGCTTCACCCGCCGGATGGCCGATGAACTGGCCGTTGAAAGCCAGAAACGCGCAGCCACAGCATGGCAGGACGGGCGTTTTTCCCGTTCGGTCGTGCCGGTCACGGATATCAACGGCCTGACCATACTGGAGCGCGATGAATATATGCGCCCCGCAACGGACATGGACAGCCTGTCCGCGCTGAAACCCGCATTCAAGGATATGGGCGAGGTGATGCCGGGCTTCGACAAGATTGCCTTGATGAAATACCCGCATCTGGAACGGATTGAGCATATCCACCATGCAGGCAATTCATCCGGCATTGTTGACGGGGCGGCGGGCGTCTTGATCGGCAACAAGGAGTTCGGCGAAAAATACGGGCTGAAGCCACGCGCACGCATTCGCGCCACGGCCAAGATCGGCACGGACCCGACTATCATGCTGACGGGCCCTGTGCCTGTGACCGAGAAAATCCTGCGCGATTCTGGCATGCAGATTTCTGACATCGACCTGTTCGAGGTGAACGAGGCGTTTGCCGCAGTTGTGCTGCGCTTCATGCAGGCATTTGACGTGGGCAGCGACCGCGTCAACGTCAACGGGGGGGCGATTGCGATGGGCCACCCATTGGGCGCAACAGGGGCCATGATCATCGGCACGCTGCTGGATGAACTGGAACGCACGGGCAAAGGCACCGGCCTTGCAACGCTGTGCGTTGCATCCGGCATGGGTGCTGCCACGATCATCGAGCGCGTGTAAGGGGGGCAAAGAACATGACTGATTTTAACTATTCCGTAGATGCTGATGGCGTTGCGATCATCACATGGGACATTCAGGGCAAGTCCATGAATGTGCTGTCGCTTGATGGGCTGGCCGAACTTGAAGCGCATATCGACACTGCGGTTGCGGATGAGGCCGTGAAGGGCGTCATCATCACCTCTGCCAAGGCGGATTTTGCAGGTGGCATGGATTTGAATGTCATTGCCAAAATGAAGGACATGGCGGGTGACCAGCCCGAAAAGGGCCTGTTTGACGGGATCATGTCGCTGCATCGCTGCCTGCGCAAGATTGAACGCGCGGGCATGGACCCCAAGACCCTGAAGGGGGGCAAGCCGGTTGTGGCGGCCCTGCCGGGCACCGCGCTGGGCATTGGTCTGGAAATCCCGCTGGCGTGTCACCGCATCATCGCAGCCGATAATCCCAAGGCCAAGATCGGCCTGCCGGAAATCATGGTCGGCATCTTCCCCGGCGCGGGCGGCACCACGCGGCTGGCGCGCAAGCTGGGCGCGATGGGGGCGGCACCCTTCTTGCTGGAAGGCAAATTGTCGGACCCGAAGAAAGCCAAATCGGCGGGCTTGATTGATGAAGTCGTCCCCGCACAAGACCTGATGGCGCGCGCGAAAGAATG
Above is a window of Roseinatronobacter sp. S2 DNA encoding:
- a CDS encoding acetyl-CoA C-acetyltransferase, with product MSDAFIYDTIRTPRGKGRADGSLHEVTAVRLSALVLNHLKSRNDLDTRAIEDLIWGNVTQVGEQGGCLARTAVLASDFDEQVPGLAINRFCASGMEAVNIAANQVRGGAGMAYVAGGVEMMSRVAMGSDGAAVAVDPSVAMERHFVPQGIAADIIATQYGFTRRMADELAVESQKRAATAWQDGRFSRSVVPVTDINGLTILERDEYMRPATDMDSLSALKPAFKDMGEVMPGFDKIALMKYPHLERIEHIHHAGNSSGIVDGAAGVLIGNKEFGEKYGLKPRARIRATAKIGTDPTIMLTGPVPVTEKILRDSGMQISDIDLFEVNEAFAAVVLRFMQAFDVGSDRVNVNGGAIAMGHPLGATGAMIIGTLLDELERTGKGTGLATLCVASGMGAATIIERV